In Microbacterium sp. 1.5R, the following are encoded in one genomic region:
- a CDS encoding MalY/PatB family protein has product MTDHRAPADPHPFDSRTRLDLDRPESRKWSLHPGHIGAWVAEMDFGVAPVIADAMHRAIDEENLGYLSPPLAARLGDATSEWMRSEYGWAVDPERVHPVSDVMAALRVAVEEYAPAGSPVIVPTPAYMPFLTYLPTVGHPVIEIPGVDIDGRWHHDLQRIDEAFAAGARTLVLCNPHNPTGTVVDRSELEALAEIVERHGGRVFADEIHAPLRFDGRPFIPYASVSEATAAHTVTGTSASKAWNIPGLKTAQLITSNDADQELYRRFGFSVQHGAATLGVVASTAAYWEGKPWLDGVLGYLSESRRLVGDLITEHLPGAVYREPEATYIGWIDTTALEIPGPPAAYFREEAGVVLTEGALLGRGYENFVRIVFATPRPVLREAFAAMGDAVRAR; this is encoded by the coding sequence ATGACCGACCACCGCGCGCCCGCTGACCCGCACCCGTTCGACTCCCGCACGAGGCTCGACCTCGACCGGCCCGAAAGCCGCAAGTGGAGCCTGCACCCCGGCCACATCGGCGCGTGGGTGGCGGAGATGGACTTCGGCGTCGCGCCGGTGATCGCCGACGCCATGCACCGGGCGATCGACGAGGAGAACCTCGGATACCTGTCGCCGCCGCTCGCCGCCCGACTCGGCGACGCGACGTCCGAGTGGATGCGCAGCGAATACGGCTGGGCCGTCGATCCGGAACGCGTGCATCCGGTCTCCGACGTGATGGCGGCCCTGAGAGTTGCGGTCGAGGAGTATGCCCCCGCCGGATCGCCCGTGATCGTGCCGACTCCCGCATATATGCCGTTCCTGACATACCTGCCGACCGTCGGGCATCCGGTGATCGAGATCCCCGGCGTCGACATCGACGGACGCTGGCACCACGACCTGCAGCGCATCGACGAGGCGTTCGCCGCCGGTGCCCGTACGCTCGTGCTCTGCAACCCGCACAACCCCACCGGCACGGTCGTGGACCGCTCCGAGCTCGAGGCGCTCGCGGAGATCGTCGAACGCCACGGCGGACGGGTGTTCGCGGACGAGATCCATGCGCCGCTGCGCTTCGACGGGAGACCGTTCATCCCCTATGCGTCGGTGTCCGAGGCGACCGCCGCCCACACGGTCACCGGCACCAGCGCGTCGAAGGCGTGGAACATCCCCGGCCTCAAGACCGCGCAACTGATCACCTCGAACGACGCCGACCAGGAGCTGTACCGCCGCTTCGGGTTCTCGGTGCAGCACGGTGCAGCGACGCTCGGTGTCGTGGCGTCGACGGCGGCATATTGGGAGGGCAAGCCGTGGCTCGACGGCGTGCTCGGGTATCTCTCGGAGTCGCGCCGCCTTGTCGGCGACCTCATCACGGAGCACCTGCCCGGCGCGGTGTATCGCGAGCCTGAGGCGACCTACATCGGATGGATCGACACGACGGCGCTCGAGATCCCCGGCCCGCCGGCCGCGTACTTCCGCGAGGAGGCCGGCGTCGTGCTGACCGAGGGCGCGCTGCTCGGACGGGGATACGAGAACTTCGTGCGGATCGTGTTCGCGACGCCTCGCCCGGTCCTGCGAGAGGCCTTCGCGGCGATGGGGGATGCCGTTCGCGCTCGGTGA
- a CDS encoding MalY/PatB family protein translates to MTSPAFDQITQDDLRAAGSVKWTAFPDTIGAFVAEMDFGLAPAITSAVKDALDLGVTGYLPEKLAKDLSAATARWYSDSYGWEIPAERVHHVPDVIAAFELAIEHFTSPGSAVIVPTPAYMPFLLVPPMRDRRVIEVPSIEVDGRWVMDLDAVAQAFRDGGEMLVLCNPHNPLGTVATRDELLAIASVVTDAGGRVFADEIHAPVVYSPARHIPYASVSDAAAAHTLTATSASKAWNLAGLKCAQIILSNDADAELWESLGFWAGHGTSTLGVIANIAAYTGGREWLDDVVDYLDGNRRTLAQLVDEKLPGVRMVVPEGSYIALLDFRETGLTGDLGEWFREHAGVAMTDGAACGVAAIGYTRFVFAMPRPVLVEAVERIASALRDRG, encoded by the coding sequence ATGACTTCCCCCGCGTTCGACCAGATCACGCAAGACGACCTGCGCGCTGCGGGCAGCGTCAAATGGACGGCCTTCCCCGACACGATCGGCGCGTTCGTCGCCGAGATGGACTTCGGCCTCGCCCCCGCTATCACCAGCGCGGTGAAGGATGCCCTCGACCTCGGCGTGACCGGGTACCTGCCCGAGAAGCTCGCGAAGGACCTCTCGGCGGCCACGGCGCGCTGGTACTCCGACTCGTACGGGTGGGAGATCCCCGCCGAGCGCGTGCACCACGTGCCCGATGTGATCGCCGCGTTCGAGCTGGCGATCGAGCACTTCACCAGTCCGGGTTCGGCCGTGATCGTGCCGACTCCTGCATACATGCCGTTCCTGCTGGTGCCGCCGATGCGCGACCGTCGGGTCATCGAGGTACCGAGCATCGAGGTCGACGGACGCTGGGTCATGGACCTGGATGCCGTCGCCCAGGCCTTCCGCGACGGCGGCGAGATGCTGGTGCTCTGCAACCCGCACAATCCGCTCGGCACAGTCGCGACCCGCGACGAGCTGCTCGCCATCGCGTCGGTCGTGACGGATGCCGGCGGACGCGTGTTCGCCGATGAGATCCACGCGCCCGTCGTCTACTCTCCGGCCCGTCACATCCCCTACGCCTCGGTGTCGGATGCCGCCGCAGCCCACACCCTCACCGCGACCTCCGCCTCGAAGGCGTGGAACCTCGCGGGCCTCAAGTGCGCGCAGATCATCCTCTCGAACGACGCCGACGCCGAGCTCTGGGAGAGCCTGGGATTCTGGGCCGGACACGGCACATCGACGCTCGGCGTCATCGCGAACATCGCCGCCTACACCGGCGGGCGCGAATGGCTCGACGACGTGGTCGACTACCTCGACGGCAACCGGCGGACGCTGGCGCAGCTCGTCGACGAGAAGCTCCCCGGCGTGCGGATGGTCGTGCCGGAGGGCAGCTACATCGCCCTGCTCGACTTCCGCGAGACCGGGCTGACGGGCGATCTCGGCGAGTGGTTCCGCGAGCACGCCGGAGTCGCGATGACGGATGGCGCCGCATGCGGTGTGGCCGCGATCGGGTACACGCGCTTCGTCTTCGCGATGCCCCGTCCGGTGCTGGTCGAAGCGGTCGAACGGATCGCTTCGGCGCTGCGCGACCGAGGTTGA
- the gnd gene encoding phosphogluconate dehydrogenase (NAD(+)-dependent, decarboxylating) — translation MQLAMIGLGRMGANIVRRLMRAGHECVVYDVNTDAVQALVAEGATGADSMADLVSKLEAPRAVWMMVPASLTGMVADQAAEVLDEGDILIDGGNSNYRDDVRRAKAFRERGIHYVDVGTSGGVFGLDRGYCLMVGGPDEAVQRIEPVLRTIAPGVGEIERTPGRTGDLTPEEQGYLHCGPSGAGHFVKMVHNGIEYGIMASIAEGLNLLHNADAGVREAEHSAEIAPLEEPEFYQFPIDTSKVAELWRRGSVISSWLLDLTAAALAENPHLDGLAGRVSDSGEGRWTVKAAVDVGVPVPVLAASLFERFASRDEDKFANQVLSAMRLQFGGHQELPAGDVLEAGSRKADSDSA, via the coding sequence ATGCAGCTGGCGATGATCGGACTCGGCCGGATGGGCGCCAACATCGTGCGCCGCCTCATGCGGGCGGGGCACGAATGCGTGGTCTATGACGTCAACACGGATGCCGTGCAGGCGCTGGTCGCCGAGGGAGCCACCGGCGCCGACAGCATGGCCGACCTGGTGTCGAAGCTCGAGGCGCCGCGGGCCGTGTGGATGATGGTGCCCGCATCGCTCACGGGCATGGTGGCCGATCAGGCGGCGGAGGTGCTCGATGAGGGCGACATCCTGATCGACGGCGGCAACTCGAACTACCGCGACGACGTCCGCCGGGCGAAGGCTTTCCGCGAGCGCGGCATCCACTATGTCGATGTCGGCACGAGCGGTGGGGTGTTCGGACTCGACCGCGGATACTGCCTGATGGTCGGCGGACCCGATGAGGCCGTGCAGCGCATCGAGCCGGTGCTGCGCACGATCGCTCCGGGTGTCGGCGAGATCGAGCGCACGCCGGGCCGCACCGGAGACCTCACCCCCGAGGAGCAGGGCTACCTGCACTGCGGACCGTCGGGTGCGGGGCACTTCGTGAAGATGGTGCACAACGGCATCGAATACGGCATCATGGCGTCGATCGCCGAGGGGCTGAACCTGCTGCACAACGCGGATGCCGGGGTGCGCGAGGCCGAGCACTCGGCGGAGATCGCTCCGCTGGAAGAGCCGGAGTTCTACCAGTTCCCGATCGACACGTCGAAGGTCGCCGAGCTGTGGCGCCGGGGGTCGGTGATCTCGTCGTGGCTGCTCGATCTGACCGCTGCCGCGCTCGCCGAGAATCCGCACCTCGACGGTCTGGCCGGCCGGGTCTCCGATTCGGGCGAGGGCCGCTGGACGGTCAAGGCCGCCGTCGATGTCGGCGTGCCCGTGCCGGTGCTCGCGGCGTCGCTGTTCGAGCGCTTCGCCTCACGCGATGAAGACAAGTTCGCCAACCAGGTGCTGTCGGCGATGCGTCTGCAGTTCGGCGGGCACCAGGAACTGCCGGCCGGAGACGTGCTCGAGGCTGGATCGCGCAAGGCGGATTCCGACAGTGCCTGA
- a CDS encoding GNAT family N-acetyltransferase has protein sequence MTAATRRATPHDAARLAELLHAFNTEFDTETPGVEVLAERLRTLLGGTSTFAVLGGDPAVGLALVTLRPNVWSEGPVALLDEMYVEPARRGGGVGGAVLRHMVEICRELGVAAIEINVDESDAAAMRFYERHGFNGVDPDSGERALYFYRSLEVGD, from the coding sequence ATGACCGCCGCCACACGTCGAGCCACCCCGCACGACGCCGCCCGTCTCGCCGAACTCCTGCACGCCTTCAACACGGAGTTCGACACCGAGACTCCGGGGGTCGAGGTGCTCGCCGAGCGGTTGCGCACGCTGCTGGGCGGAACCTCCACTTTCGCAGTGCTCGGCGGTGATCCTGCGGTCGGTCTCGCGCTCGTGACCCTGCGTCCGAATGTGTGGTCGGAGGGGCCGGTCGCGCTGCTCGATGAGATGTACGTCGAGCCCGCGCGCCGCGGTGGTGGTGTCGGCGGCGCGGTCCTCCGGCACATGGTCGAGATCTGCCGGGAACTCGGCGTCGCGGCGATCGAGATCAACGTCGATGAATCGGATGCCGCGGCGATGCGCTTCTACGAACGGCACGGATTCAATGGCGTCGACCCCGATTCCGGCGAGCGGGCGCTCTACTTCTATCGGTCGCTGGAAGTCGGGGACTAG
- a CDS encoding G5 domain-containing protein, translating to MSQPPAAWHPDPENPHQLRWWDGHRWTASTAPSPAAVATTQIASATAPASAPAPAPAKRKTGWRTAGIIVAALVVGGVLARLSPIAILLVATAVVGIALYVMIARPLPALGLRSRMSGVIALGLAALLVTGGGIASASSGTAPTASEPQTFAAVTTSAPTPTPTPTPTTFETATEEVPVPFTATTVDDPQLDQGATALVAAGVNGVKVITYRLTLIDGVEVSREVVSEAISVQPVNEVTAIGSKAPAPVAAPAPAPAPVPLVQQGGGGCDSNYTGACVPISSDVDCAGGSGDGPGYVQGPVQVVGSDIYDLDRDGDGIACD from the coding sequence ATGTCACAGCCGCCTGCCGCCTGGCATCCCGATCCGGAGAATCCGCATCAGCTGCGCTGGTGGGACGGCCATCGATGGACCGCCTCGACCGCTCCGTCCCCGGCGGCTGTCGCGACGACGCAGATCGCGTCCGCCACCGCGCCGGCATCCGCACCCGCACCCGCACCCGCGAAGCGCAAGACCGGTTGGCGCACTGCCGGGATCATCGTCGCCGCACTCGTCGTCGGCGGCGTGCTCGCCCGCCTGTCGCCGATCGCGATCCTGCTCGTCGCCACCGCCGTCGTCGGCATCGCTCTCTATGTCATGATCGCGCGCCCCCTCCCGGCTCTGGGACTCCGATCGCGGATGTCGGGCGTGATCGCCCTCGGCCTGGCCGCTCTGCTCGTCACCGGCGGCGGAATCGCGAGTGCCAGCAGCGGCACCGCCCCGACGGCATCCGAACCTCAGACCTTCGCCGCGGTGACGACGTCGGCGCCGACGCCGACGCCCACTCCCACGCCGACGACGTTCGAGACCGCGACCGAAGAGGTGCCCGTGCCGTTCACGGCGACCACGGTCGACGACCCGCAGCTCGACCAGGGCGCCACGGCGCTCGTCGCCGCGGGCGTGAACGGCGTGAAGGTGATCACCTATCGCCTGACTCTGATCGACGGCGTCGAGGTGTCGCGCGAGGTTGTCAGCGAGGCGATCTCCGTGCAGCCGGTGAACGAGGTCACGGCGATCGGAAGCAAAGCGCCGGCACCGGTCGCGGCTCCGGCACCCGCTCCCGCCCCCGTGCCGCTCGTGCAGCAGGGTGGCGGAGGGTGCGACTCGAACTACACGGGAGCGTGTGTCCCGATCTCTAGCGACGTCGATTGCGCCGGCGGCAGCGGAGACGGACCCGGATATGTGCAGGGCCCCGTGCAGGTCGTCGGCTCGGACATCTACGACCTCGACCGCGACGGAGACGGCATCGCCTGCGACTGA
- a CDS encoding VOC family protein, whose product MLKIVSIVIRVNDLPAQSRFWQAALDYVERDPAADDWVVLKPRDADAPCIALDAHHSERVLPPRIHLDIYAEDQDAEVHRLTELGAREVHWDNLPDDADYVIMEDPEGNRFCVVDRPDWVGWERPTA is encoded by the coding sequence ATGTTGAAGATCGTGTCGATCGTGATCCGCGTGAACGACCTCCCGGCGCAGTCCCGCTTCTGGCAGGCGGCCCTCGACTATGTCGAGCGAGACCCGGCAGCCGATGACTGGGTCGTGCTCAAGCCGCGCGATGCCGACGCTCCCTGCATCGCCCTCGACGCTCACCACTCCGAGCGGGTGCTGCCTCCGCGCATCCACCTCGACATCTATGCCGAGGATCAGGATGCCGAGGTGCACCGCCTCACCGAGCTCGGCGCTCGGGAGGTGCACTGGGACAACCTGCCGGACGATGCCGACTACGTGATCATGGAGGACCCCGAGGGGAACCGGTTCTGCGTCGTGGACCGGCCGGACTGGGTGGGCTGGGAGCGCCCGACGGCGTGA